In the genome of Candidatus Obscuribacterales bacterium, one region contains:
- the pyrG gene encoding CTP synthetase (CTP synthase; cytidine triphosphate synthetase; catalyzes the ATP-dependent amination of UTP to CTP with either L-glutamine or ammonia as the source of nitrogen; in Escherichia coli this enzyme forms a homotetramer), protein MTKFVFVTGGVVSSIGKGIVAASLGRLLKSRDYSVSILKLDPYINVDPGTMSPFQHGEVFVTED, encoded by the coding sequence ATGACTAAATTTGTATTTGTAACCGGCGGTGTTGTTTCCAGCATCGGTAAAGGGATTGTGGCCGCAAGCTTGGGGCGATTGTTGAAATCGCGGGATTACTCGGTGTCCATCCTCAAGCTCGATCCCTACATCAACGTAGATCCAGGCACCATGAGCCCCTTTCAGCATGGTGAAGTGTTTGTCACCGAAGATG